A window of Gossypium raimondii isolate GPD5lz chromosome 7, ASM2569854v1, whole genome shotgun sequence genomic DNA:
TCTTTATAGTGACACCAAACTTGTCATAAGgtgtagataaatattattaaagtttgccactagtttaaaattattgtaaaaaggtaaaagtttttaaaatcaataagaaaaatataagttttggagaaaaaatactaaaataataataaattccaaaaataaaaatttgtaaaaagtgGTACttcctaaaataaaagtttacaaAAACGGACAATTTCGTCTAATAAACTTCCTCTAATATGACTAGAAATAAAGTATTGGACAAAAGATTGagcttcaatttaatttgataagcCTTATTTTTAGTTATTGGACCACTATGTAAAACAATCACTTATTGATTCTATCAATGTCATATTATTTTTCCACATAATCCTCAAagaaaaaattactttattttaattaataaatttaataattattacttgagttataattaaaactCGAATAAGTCTAAAAGTAATCAAATTACAGAACAAAAATGAAGTCACCAATTTAGGAGaacaatattaaatttcatctaataaatttaattatttctatttgaattaagaataaaaattaaaattttaaaaaattatttcaaaaatacaaaactaaactccaccaaattaaataattttcacatAGTACATAGTTTGAGCAAGATTACAGGAAGattccaaaatttcaatattatctaaaattatttaagctgatttaattttgtttgatatcaataatataaaaaatgtgaattgaatCCATTAAAACGTATTAATCTcttatttaagattaaaaagagactataaataattttaaacacgGTATCAACAAATTGATATCATAAACCACCTATAATAATAATGAGCATATATTACTTTTGCTTGATTTGAATTCCGTGGCTTTAGCTGATCAAATTTTTGGAAACAAATGAAACATAGTGTCTGCATCAAATTAGGGTTCGCCTCGGACAATTGAGTTGGGTTTTAAGCCCATTCGATCCAGTCTTCTCCACCCAGTTCCAGCTTCCACATTCCAAACCATCTAAAGCTGAAACTCAGGTTTATACTTCGTACTCGTTTAGACTTTAGAGAGTTTCATCAAATTTTCAGTGTTCCATTTCTCTATCTTTGCAAATCCACTCGTTTCATTCAAAGGTAGCCTCTCTTTTCTGTTTTTAAAGATATACATATACAAAGTTGAATCCTTTTACCAATACTTTTTGATCCTCTTAAAACCTTTAAACCCTGCTTCAAAGAGGAACTCTTGGTTTTTCTGTTTAcgtcttttcttttcttttttatggatTTCTTTTGTAACTGTCGTTATTTGCAGCAAAAATATTAGACATAGAAAATGGCTTTCTTCAGAAATGCAAAGCAACCGCTTGGGATCTTATTGTACAACACCAGGCTGAGTACTTGTAGCAGACATGGGTACTCTACTTGGGCAACCAAAGGAACCTCCTTTGCTCAATCTACAGATACCAAAGCCTCAAAAACTGCTTATTTGTATTGGGTTTCGAGAAGATTCAATTCTCAGGCAGCTTCTTCTGCTGAGCAAATGAGCCTTATCAAGCAACTCAGGGAAAGAACGAGTGCTCCCATAAAGGATGTCAAGGCTTCTCTTGTTGATTGCAATTGGGATATTGGTATTCAATAGAAAATAGCctgattttttttggttttctctgacgttattttttcccttttagaATTGGTTTATATCAAATCATTTTGGattatgattttgaattgaatgcAGAGGCTGCACAGAAAGAATTGAGGAAAAGAGGAAACGTTTTGGCCATGAAAAAGTCGTCAAGGACTGCTACTGAGGGTCTGCTTGCTCTGGCTCAACTTGAGGGCAAGGCTGCTGTAATTGAACTTAATTGCGAGACGGATTTCGTTGCAAGGAATGAAATTTTTGAGTACTTGGTTAGTGGGAGTTAAAGGGGTTAATGATTTTCTTGTTAGCGCAAAAATTCCCATTTGAAGCCTATTCTTGAAAGTTTTGCTCTGTTTCCCTTTCTTGTATGCTACTGTTGTTACTTTTATTGGTACTGCATCATTGCTTGTAAATTTCTAATATTGTGTTTCATACAGGCTTTGGCATTGGCAAAGAAAGCTTTGTTTGTCCAAAACTCTTCCCAACAGATTCCTGGGGTTTTCTCATTTGGGCCTGAGTGTTTAGAGGTGagaaatttatattcaaaagcttgttattatttctttttgtattgGCATGAGATATGTTGTTTGCTTTTACCCTTTTCCATGTACACAATGTCTTAGTCCATATTTATAGGTTGGAAGATTCTTTTACGGTTTCACTCTATCTTCAATCTTTGTGATCAATAAGAATCAGTTTTATAGGACCTCATCTAGGGATACAATTCTGAAGCTCTTTATGGGGTATGGAAAAATGGACAGTATTAAGTAGCGATGCATTTTTGTCTAATCTCTTCAAAATTCAAAGAACCAACTTTGGTTTTCGTTTCTAAGTGAATTCTCTTGTTATGGTTGTAAAAGGTAATCATATGTgctttaaaacatttattatgaACTCATTCTTGTTTACAGATGTCATGAAACACTAATTGGTTTCCCCATCAAACCAGTGAATAAAAGGTTTGGTAGGTTAGCATAAGGTACTTATGTTGGCATTTTATTCTGAGTATGTATCAAATACCTGTTCCCCTCTCCCACTCTTGTGCAACTATAACGGGAATTGCCATGTCTTGAAGCTCCTTGATTATTCAATTGCTACCAGgacttaaaattaaatcttgaCCATCCAAAAATTAGTGGGGAGACAACCATTCAAAATGCAGTTACAGAAGTGGCTGCAATGATGGGAGAGAATATAAAACTCAGGAGGGGTGTTGTGATGTCAACATCTTCGCATGGAGTTGTTTCTGCTTACCTCCATAGATGTCCTCAACCAGGTTTGTTTCGTGGTGTTATTGTGTTGTTTGTTAGCCAGCATGCTTGCCCCTGCCCGCACAGACATTGAGTGCATTTCTCCCCCATTTTTCAACGTGTTATCTTAGTTGTAATGTTAATTCCTTGCAAGGCAAATAGAATTTGGCAcaacaaaagatataataatttttaatgtggATGTAGGTTTGGGTCGAATTGCTGGAATTTTATCTCTTGAAGTTGAGAATGAGATTTCTCAATTGGATGCCCTCCAAAAGGTTGGCTCAGAGCTAGCAATGCATATTGTGGCAGCGAAGCCATTGTTCTTGACCAAGGAACTTGTGACCTCTGATGTGCTTAACAATGAACGCGAGATTCTGAAGTCTCAGGTACCTGTAATTCCATTCTCAGTTGCCTCTATTGTTTGCAAATTTGAATTATGCcaaaactttaattttcatCTATGGGAACAACCTTTGA
This region includes:
- the LOC105784683 gene encoding elongation factor Ts, mitochondrial — its product is MAFFRNAKQPLGILLYNTRLSTCSRHGYSTWATKGTSFAQSTDTKASKTAYLYWVSRRFNSQAASSAEQMSLIKQLRERTSAPIKDVKASLVDCNWDIEAAQKELRKRGNVLAMKKSSRTATEGLLALAQLEGKAAVIELNCETDFVARNEIFEYLALALAKKALFVQNSSQQIPGVFSFGPECLEDLKLNLDHPKISGETTIQNAVTEVAAMMGENIKLRRGVVMSTSSHGVVSAYLHRCPQPGLGRIAGILSLEVENEISQLDALQKVGSELAMHIVAAKPLFLTKELVTSDVLNNEREILKSQAISTGKSPMAIEKMVDGRLRKYFEEVVFMEQKYFLNDSLSIKTILDNVSKEVGSPVKIGNFFRMEVGEGIQSQEASSSAEPVAQAV